The following are from one region of the Erwinia billingiae Eb661 genome:
- a CDS encoding T6SS immunity protein Tli4 family protein, with product MKSFHKLTLFLLVATSMLFASPAMAAATMPPVTQKESAVINTLFAKTKPQCIGRYVIDVPVSFDNQLRDMIFIDDFKISSKWIYPPAFHQRIKLREQELREAINRPENEPEDAPYIKEKILLPEGKGVIFDHNESDTPDIYRQLEAHVYVNNVAFVITAEFRDFSGEKNKEKKAGYLARGFTEADANTKPAKLAALQSLISRLSGRQDEVIPEEKGVCIPNGFIRDDGAPHTERVTFHYGNEDFNFGAEMDNTIQGSDDTLFNRSAQINEALKTSNEYSIKKEARTINSIPTEMWLFGGKQTLRNEQTKEDDKITFYDFDLYANERDATPEKPNLNIGLSSEYLKTRYSEAQMIEVWDRLVNSLRFR from the coding sequence ATGAAATCATTCCACAAACTAACCCTGTTTTTGCTGGTTGCCACCAGTATGCTTTTTGCTAGCCCGGCCATGGCCGCCGCCACAATGCCACCCGTCACGCAGAAGGAGAGTGCCGTGATCAATACCCTGTTTGCAAAAACTAAACCGCAGTGCATCGGGCGCTATGTGATTGATGTCCCTGTATCATTTGATAATCAGCTGCGCGATATGATCTTCATCGATGATTTTAAAATCAGCAGCAAATGGATTTACCCACCCGCCTTTCATCAGCGGATAAAGCTCAGGGAGCAGGAGTTACGGGAAGCGATTAATAGGCCCGAAAATGAACCGGAAGACGCTCCGTATATAAAGGAAAAAATTCTGCTTCCAGAAGGGAAAGGTGTTATTTTCGATCATAATGAATCAGATACCCCTGATATTTATCGACAGCTTGAGGCCCATGTCTATGTAAATAACGTGGCCTTTGTGATCACCGCGGAGTTTCGGGATTTCTCTGGTGAAAAAAATAAGGAAAAGAAAGCCGGTTATTTAGCCAGGGGCTTTACTGAAGCTGATGCAAACACCAAACCAGCCAAGCTCGCCGCACTGCAATCGTTGATCTCGCGCTTGAGTGGCAGACAGGATGAAGTAATCCCGGAGGAAAAAGGTGTGTGTATTCCGAACGGATTTATCCGGGATGATGGCGCTCCGCATACTGAGCGAGTTACTTTCCATTATGGGAATGAGGATTTCAACTTTGGCGCTGAAATGGACAATACGATACAGGGGTCAGATGACACCCTGTTTAATCGCAGTGCGCAAATAAACGAAGCGCTGAAAACCTCCAATGAGTACAGCATTAAAAAAGAAGCGCGAACCATTAATAGTATCCCAACTGAAATGTGGTTGTTTGGTGGTAAACAAACCCTCAGAAATGAGCAGACGAAAGAGGATGATAAAATCACCTTCTACGACTTTGATCTGTATGCTAATGAACGGGACGCCACGCCCGAAAAACCTAACCTTAATATTGGCCTCAGCAGCGAGTACCTTAAAACGCGGTACAGCGAAGCACAGATGATTGAAGTCTGGGATCGACTGGTCAATTCACTGCGCTTCAGATAA